Proteins encoded in a region of the Stieleria neptunia genome:
- a CDS encoding four helix bundle protein, with amino-acid sequence MTEPIFDHDRLDVYRLSIDYVASSFSLAKDLNGCHRHARDQWLRAAQSIPLNIAEGNGKRSLKDRSRFLDIARGSALECVAIQNVLAATDGLNAGSHADLKRLLHRIVSMLTRLIARSATVAELPAEYNAGVEYEYRDAEYEYKYDEGRKPEPRIAPKDAAPFFSKSLSTAHPR; translated from the coding sequence ATGACCGAACCAATCTTCGACCACGATCGACTCGACGTTTATCGCCTCTCGATCGATTATGTCGCATCATCGTTCTCGCTTGCCAAGGATCTCAACGGTTGCCATCGACACGCTCGGGATCAGTGGCTTCGTGCCGCTCAATCGATTCCGCTCAACATCGCCGAAGGGAACGGAAAACGCAGCCTGAAGGATCGGAGTCGTTTTCTGGACATCGCTCGTGGGTCGGCGCTCGAATGTGTTGCGATTCAGAATGTTCTCGCTGCAACGGACGGACTAAACGCTGGATCCCACGCAGACTTGAAACGATTGCTCCATCGGATCGTCTCCATGTTGACTCGGCTGATAGCGCGTTCGGCGACCGTCGCCGAACTACCGGCGGAGTACAATGCTGGAGTCGAGTACGAGTACCGCGATGCTGAGTACGAGTACAAGTACGATGAAGGCCGGAAGCCAGAACCAAGAATTGCACCAAAGGACGCGGCGCCGTTTTTCTCCAAATCATTGTCCACCGCGCATCCTCGGTGA
- a CDS encoding Gfo/Idh/MocA family protein: MTRLTRRQFVGSTASAAAAVAVTSSLPGRSLRAANANDEINLGFISCGGRAGGLMGQFGKVEGVNIAGLCDVDENRLGAAKQRFPKAQGWADLRELIDSPSIDAVVIATCNHWHCLAAIWAMEAGKDVYVEKPLSHSQWEGRQTVAAARKYNKICQIGTQQRSDPMQAEIKRFLHEEKALGEIQAARVNRYGVRPSIGKRDTPLEIEKNVAYDLWLGPAADEPLYREKLHYDWHWDWNTGSGEMGNWGVHVLDDCRNNIFQDSVALPRRVLGGGGRVVFNDAGETPNVHFAYFDTGSIPVVIGLSNLPSQPGGRKSPSHPGPASGYMAFCEGGRFEGQRGRAAAYDNDGKKIKEFKGNGDVLHQQNFIDAVRARDRSLLNAEVAVGNDSTGWCNLANVAFQAGESFSRELAGEVKLDQWDALLGEMDEHLAAHDLKLDSREIKLSPLLSLDPQTEQFVGSDADVANGLLRRQYRKGYEVPEIV, translated from the coding sequence ATGACCAGACTAACCCGCCGCCAGTTTGTCGGTTCGACCGCGTCCGCCGCCGCCGCAGTTGCGGTGACGTCCTCGCTTCCCGGCCGCAGCTTGCGGGCCGCCAACGCCAACGACGAAATCAACCTCGGATTCATCAGCTGCGGCGGACGTGCCGGCGGGCTGATGGGGCAATTCGGGAAAGTCGAGGGCGTCAACATCGCCGGGCTGTGCGACGTCGACGAAAATCGATTGGGGGCGGCCAAACAACGGTTCCCCAAAGCCCAGGGCTGGGCGGATCTGCGCGAGCTGATCGATTCCCCCTCGATCGATGCCGTGGTCATCGCGACGTGCAACCACTGGCACTGTTTGGCTGCGATCTGGGCGATGGAAGCCGGCAAGGACGTGTACGTCGAAAAACCGCTGTCGCACAGCCAGTGGGAAGGCCGTCAGACGGTCGCGGCGGCACGCAAGTACAACAAGATTTGCCAAATCGGAACGCAGCAGCGCAGCGACCCGATGCAGGCCGAAATCAAGCGGTTCTTGCACGAAGAAAAGGCGCTCGGGGAAATTCAAGCCGCGCGGGTCAATCGCTACGGCGTCCGCCCCTCGATCGGCAAACGTGACACGCCGCTGGAAATCGAAAAGAACGTCGCCTACGACCTGTGGCTGGGACCGGCCGCCGATGAGCCCCTCTACCGCGAAAAACTGCACTACGATTGGCACTGGGATTGGAACACCGGCAGCGGCGAAATGGGCAACTGGGGCGTCCACGTTCTGGACGATTGTCGCAACAACATTTTCCAAGACAGCGTGGCGCTGCCCCGACGAGTCCTGGGCGGCGGCGGTCGAGTCGTCTTTAACGACGCGGGTGAAACGCCCAACGTGCACTTCGCCTATTTCGATACCGGATCGATCCCGGTGGTGATCGGGCTGAGCAACTTGCCGTCCCAGCCCGGCGGCAGAAAAAGCCCCTCGCATCCGGGCCCTGCCAGCGGCTACATGGCGTTCTGCGAAGGCGGCCGTTTCGAGGGCCAGCGCGGTCGCGCCGCAGCGTACGACAATGACGGGAAAAAGATCAAAGAATTCAAAGGGAATGGTGACGTTCTGCATCAACAGAACTTTATCGATGCCGTCCGTGCCCGAGACCGCAGCCTGCTGAACGCCGAAGTCGCCGTCGGCAACGACAGCACCGGGTGGTGCAATTTGGCCAACGTCGCGTTCCAGGCGGGCGAGAGCTTTAGCCGTGAACTGGCCGGCGAGGTCAAGCTGGACCAGTGGGACGCGTTGCTGGGCGAAATGGATGAACATCTCGCCGCGCATGACCTGAAACTCGACAGCCGCGAGATCAAACTCAGCCCGCTGTTGTCGCTGGATCCGCAGACGGAACAGTTTGTCGGCTCCGACGCCGACGTCGCCAACGGGTTGCTCCGTCGCCAGTATCGCAAGGGCTACGAAGTTCCCGAGATCGTTTAA
- a CDS encoding ATP-binding protein produces MPSAPMDRPVLFGTLTVTCLAMAIFAAEQGLAAEQGLAAEQGLAAEQGLAAEQGLAAEQGLAAEQGLAAEQGLAAAQGLVAAQDRVGGQIDDSSGDVIGSLLDLKRHYGRTDVETVPVDFEVWVNYWDVRDRAVFVRDQHSAIYLSVPFVHFERHSRLRPGTRIRVVGRLVVDGHFVQVETIEVSEVVEPVEAQSFRIEDLTLGSRWSHRVKTTGTVQEVARFGDLWIASCSSGDTSFLVHRFEENAVFEWTRWIGSEVAIEGTLICEMDADKQPSRYVVEMNEFDPPLQPLRQVGETDPVAGTEVRTIEQLRTAGSLVGGLYRTSGQITSVAVGEGYLIESEGTGIFIDTAMARGDAVGHLVDVTLRRRGANAFQAISLHSRAFQTVPPPQRDEAQSVELSLLPYRATIEADFIFSLSQDDERIIMLRDGETEFAATLKVDDATWQDLSLENVRRVAVTGMVSAAPPGITELEQDFSPEFIVELEGTGGVQVLSRWWQLSRSAGISALALIAVVGMVGMLCFATLWLRLQRTVRTNRRLESQLMESQKMDALGRLAGGVAHDFNNLLAAIASNLELIDIGGSRDEDQPGHCLASARRCTAQATKLVRSLLGFTRQTNLDLQVGHLNEVVEEAVLLAKTSLSPDVVVTMQLSPRLPPCRFDHAQLEQVLLNLLFNAHDALGRQTGTIVLQTDRFVDAEGAEYARARVRDDGHGMDHETRARVFEPFFTTKKVGEGTGLGLALSYGVINQHGGSIDCQSERGQGSVFTILLPAAAEAPAAAAAAPAAAAAAAAAAVETQRDATTPLNPTATRFPTPTEEPVERVALLRIDDVERAILLVDDDDEVRRVAKLSLEAIGHRVTDVSRGREAIARVQRGEAFDVVILDLMMPDLSGAETFRQLKSICPDLPIIVCSGLLIEIEKLKQVSGRKPDASLSKPFQLADLQHSLRQVCPAPRCRPDALQADPVSGG; encoded by the coding sequence ATGCCGTCCGCACCGATGGATCGACCCGTTTTGTTCGGCACCTTGACGGTGACGTGTCTGGCGATGGCGATTTTCGCCGCCGAGCAGGGACTGGCCGCCGAGCAGGGACTGGCCGCCGAGCAGGGACTGGCCGCCGAGCAGGGACTGGCCGCCGAGCAGGGACTGGCCGCCGAGCAGGGACTGGCCGCCGAGCAGGGACTGGCCGCCGAGCAGGGGCTGGCCGCCGCGCAGGGCCTGGTCGCCGCGCAGGATCGTGTCGGCGGCCAGATCGACGATTCATCCGGCGACGTCATCGGCAGCCTGTTGGATTTAAAACGGCACTATGGGCGAACGGACGTCGAAACGGTTCCGGTCGATTTTGAGGTCTGGGTCAACTACTGGGACGTGCGTGACCGAGCCGTGTTTGTGCGGGATCAACACAGCGCGATCTACCTGTCCGTTCCGTTCGTCCATTTCGAGCGTCACAGTCGACTGCGGCCCGGCACTCGCATCCGTGTGGTGGGGCGGTTGGTCGTGGACGGCCATTTTGTGCAGGTCGAAACGATCGAAGTCTCCGAGGTCGTCGAGCCTGTCGAAGCGCAATCGTTTCGCATCGAAGACCTGACCCTCGGCAGTCGCTGGTCGCATCGGGTCAAGACAACCGGCACGGTGCAGGAGGTCGCACGTTTCGGTGACCTCTGGATCGCTTCCTGCTCGTCGGGTGACACCTCGTTTCTGGTTCACCGCTTCGAAGAGAACGCCGTCTTTGAATGGACCCGGTGGATCGGTAGCGAAGTGGCGATCGAAGGGACGTTGATCTGCGAGATGGATGCTGACAAACAGCCGAGTCGTTATGTCGTGGAGATGAACGAATTCGATCCCCCGCTGCAGCCCCTTCGGCAAGTGGGTGAGACCGATCCGGTCGCCGGCACCGAGGTCAGGACGATCGAGCAGCTTCGCACCGCCGGCTCGCTCGTCGGGGGGCTGTATCGGACCAGCGGTCAAATCACATCGGTGGCGGTGGGCGAAGGCTACTTGATTGAATCCGAGGGCACGGGGATTTTTATCGACACCGCGATGGCCCGCGGAGATGCGGTGGGGCACTTGGTGGATGTGACACTGCGCCGCCGGGGGGCGAACGCCTTCCAAGCCATCTCGCTTCACTCCAGGGCCTTTCAGACCGTTCCGCCGCCGCAGCGTGACGAGGCTCAATCCGTTGAACTGTCGCTGCTTCCCTACCGTGCGACGATCGAAGCCGATTTCATCTTTTCACTCAGCCAGGACGACGAGCGAATCATCATGCTCCGTGACGGCGAGACGGAATTCGCGGCGACCCTGAAGGTTGACGATGCGACCTGGCAGGATCTGTCGTTGGAGAACGTGCGTCGTGTCGCGGTCACGGGAATGGTTTCCGCGGCGCCGCCCGGGATCACCGAGCTGGAGCAAGATTTTTCCCCCGAGTTCATCGTCGAACTCGAGGGGACCGGTGGAGTGCAGGTCCTTTCGCGTTGGTGGCAATTGTCACGTTCGGCAGGGATCTCGGCACTGGCGTTGATCGCGGTCGTGGGGATGGTGGGCATGCTCTGCTTTGCCACGCTGTGGCTGAGGTTGCAGCGGACGGTGCGAACCAACCGACGGCTGGAGTCTCAGTTGATGGAGAGTCAGAAAATGGACGCGCTCGGTCGACTCGCCGGCGGCGTCGCACACGATTTCAACAACCTGCTCGCCGCGATCGCATCGAACTTGGAATTGATCGACATCGGGGGATCCCGTGACGAAGACCAGCCCGGACACTGTCTGGCGTCCGCCCGCCGCTGCACCGCACAGGCGACCAAGCTGGTCCGCTCGCTGCTCGGCTTCACCCGCCAGACCAATCTTGACTTGCAAGTCGGTCATCTCAATGAGGTCGTCGAAGAGGCGGTGTTGCTGGCCAAGACGTCGCTGTCACCCGACGTGGTCGTGACCATGCAATTGAGCCCGCGGCTGCCACCGTGTCGGTTTGACCATGCTCAATTGGAGCAGGTGTTGCTGAATCTTTTGTTCAATGCGCACGACGCCTTGGGCCGGCAAACCGGAACGATCGTCTTGCAGACCGATCGCTTCGTCGACGCCGAGGGGGCGGAGTATGCACGTGCCCGAGTGCGCGATGATGGCCACGGTATGGACCACGAAACCCGGGCCCGTGTCTTCGAGCCGTTCTTCACCACCAAGAAAGTCGGTGAAGGCACCGGATTGGGGCTGGCACTTTCTTATGGCGTGATCAACCAACACGGCGGATCGATTGATTGCCAAAGCGAGCGGGGCCAGGGGAGTGTCTTCACGATCCTGTTGCCGGCTGCGGCGGAGGCGCCGGCTGCGGCTGCTGCTGCGCCGGCTGCTGCGGCTGCGGCGGCTGCGGCGGCGGTCGAGACACAGCGTGACGCCACCACGCCCCTGAATCCAACCGCGACCCGTTTTCCCACACCCACCGAAGAGCCTGTCGAACGTGTCGCGTTGCTCCGCATCGACGATGTCGAGCGGGCGATCTTGCTGGTTGACGATGACGACGAGGTGCGTCGCGTGGCCAAGTTGAGTCTCGAAGCGATCGGCCACCGCGTGACGGATGTTTCCAGAGGCCGCGAGGCGATCGCGAGGGTCCAGCGGGGGGAGGCCTTTGACGTGGTCATCTTGGACTTGATGATGCCCGATCTCTCCGGGGCGGAAACCTTTCGACAACTCAAGTCGATTTGCCCGGACCTGCCGATCATCGTTTGCAGCGGCCTGTTGATCGAGATCGAAAAACTCAAACAGGTCTCCGGCAGGAAGCCCGATGCGAGTTTGTCCAAGCCGTTTCAATTGGCCGATCTGCAACACAGCTTGCGGCAAGTCTGCCCGGCGCCGCGCTGCAGGCCAGACGCATTGCAAGCCGACCCCGTTAGCGGCGGCTGA
- a CDS encoding ABC transporter ATP-binding protein has protein sequence MSFTDQGPDDRGAAAGPAGESTVGEPTVGESGTPRGGAETTVGQRVGVHTDGAECIELRRLHRFFGDTRAVNDVTFSVGRGQVFGFIGPNGAGKTTSMRILATLDLPSYGDAFVDGFSVVNDPELVRKRLGFMPDAFGTYRDVNCREYLDFFARAYGLVGRQRTQRLQWVLDFTGTGGMATKPIRGLSKGMKQRLCLGRALVHDPAVMILDEPAAGLDPRARIELRRMIRELADRGKTILISSHILTELAEMCDAVGIIEQGKLLATGSVDQIQSETQNQSELTLRILNRHGEITESLSRLDDHIAIDNVILDGQFVRFGFSGKPEDQAAIVTHFVTQGFQVAEVTAHKKSLEDLFLQVTEGLVQ, from the coding sequence ATGAGTTTCACCGACCAGGGGCCCGACGACCGCGGCGCCGCAGCCGGCCCGGCCGGCGAATCGACAGTCGGCGAACCGACAGTCGGCGAATCGGGGACACCGCGCGGGGGTGCCGAGACGACCGTCGGCCAACGCGTCGGTGTTCACACGGATGGGGCCGAGTGCATCGAGCTGCGTCGACTGCATCGTTTCTTCGGCGACACCCGGGCGGTCAACGACGTCACCTTTAGCGTCGGTCGCGGCCAGGTGTTCGGCTTCATCGGCCCCAACGGCGCCGGCAAAACGACCTCGATGCGGATCCTGGCGACGCTGGATTTGCCCAGCTACGGCGACGCCTTCGTCGACGGATTCTCCGTCGTCAACGATCCCGAACTGGTGCGCAAGCGATTGGGGTTCATGCCCGACGCCTTCGGCACCTATCGCGATGTGAACTGCCGCGAGTATCTGGATTTTTTCGCCCGGGCTTACGGTTTGGTGGGGCGTCAGCGGACCCAGCGGCTGCAGTGGGTGCTGGATTTTACCGGCACCGGCGGCATGGCCACCAAACCGATTCGCGGCTTGAGCAAGGGGATGAAACAGCGTCTGTGCCTCGGCCGCGCACTCGTGCATGACCCCGCCGTGATGATTCTGGACGAGCCCGCCGCGGGGCTGGACCCGCGGGCCCGCATCGAGCTGCGGCGGATGATTCGTGAACTGGCCGACCGCGGCAAAACGATCCTGATCAGCAGCCACATCCTGACCGAACTGGCCGAAATGTGCGACGCGGTGGGGATCATCGAACAGGGCAAACTGCTGGCGACCGGCAGCGTCGACCAGATCCAAAGCGAGACGCAAAACCAATCCGAGCTGACGCTCCGAATCCTGAATCGCCACGGCGAAATCACCGAGTCGTTGTCGCGTCTGGATGACCACATCGCGATCGACAACGTGATCCTGGACGGCCAATTCGTTCGCTTCGGCTTTAGCGGAAAACCGGAGGACCAGGCCGCCATCGTGACGCACTTTGTCACGCAAGGATTTCAAGTCGCCGAAGTCACCGCCCATAAGAAAAGTTTGGAAGACCTGTTCTTGCAAGTCACCGAGGGGTTGGTTCAGTGA
- a CDS encoding ABC transporter permease — MATIEHTIESTPADSGADWLGRLDRWCERVGDAINPILVKETRQSLKSRQFVVTFSMILFAALAWTIAGSLSLMPRIYTTPSAPRMMIGYYAVLALPMMMVVPLAAYRSLESEIDDGTLELLSITALSPWQIVMGKLASASLQMVLYFVTLFPCLAYAYSLRGVDLPTTLLIVASLAVTGLLLTVVGLFFAPLARGRSGRVATMLVLIFILVLAEYGISSMVVGMILYGNPLSAPALLFTVLATFALSGSLGHLLLTATAAQLTPETENRSTSLRLSLLVLTTICVATIAAAMLVLGDDGLPVYIGGLFVIAGLWTFCGALMVGERSTITPRIRRELPSSFLGRLCLTWLTPGPTTGLVFAIIGISILASIQYVSLDWVLRTANVGGSMRRQLRLLLGVPAILYPAYLISFLVAVRVVMFAVRLRNNPRVEIGLAALIVVAVMAALVPYSLQLHYNDYQPLTYDSTWQVTNWAFTMATAVERRLPPGVVGQIVGAAVCLSLLSFFAAWQTTRPRRIATPQRVQEELSRR; from the coding sequence ATGGCGACGATAGAGCACACGATCGAGAGCACGCCTGCCGACTCGGGGGCGGATTGGCTTGGCCGGCTGGATCGGTGGTGCGAGCGCGTGGGTGATGCGATCAATCCGATCTTGGTCAAGGAGACGCGACAGTCGCTCAAGAGTCGGCAGTTCGTCGTGACGTTTTCCATGATCCTGTTTGCGGCGTTGGCGTGGACCATTGCGGGCAGCCTGTCGTTGATGCCACGGATCTACACGACGCCGTCGGCGCCACGGATGATGATCGGCTATTACGCGGTGTTGGCGCTGCCGATGATGATGGTCGTGCCGTTGGCGGCGTATCGTTCCTTGGAGAGCGAGATCGACGACGGGACGCTGGAGTTGTTGTCGATCACCGCCCTGTCTCCCTGGCAGATCGTGATGGGGAAATTGGCAAGTGCTTCGCTGCAGATGGTGCTGTATTTTGTCACCTTGTTTCCCTGTCTGGCCTACGCGTATTCCTTGCGTGGCGTGGATTTGCCGACGACGCTGCTGATCGTCGCATCGTTGGCGGTGACCGGATTGCTGCTGACGGTGGTCGGATTGTTCTTTGCGCCGTTGGCGCGCGGTCGGTCCGGACGCGTGGCGACGATGTTGGTCCTGATCTTTATCCTCGTGCTTGCCGAATACGGCATCAGCTCGATGGTCGTCGGGATGATCCTGTACGGCAATCCGCTCTCGGCGCCGGCGTTGTTGTTCACGGTGCTGGCGACGTTTGCGCTGTCGGGATCGTTGGGGCATTTGTTGTTGACCGCCACGGCGGCTCAATTGACACCGGAAACGGAGAACCGTTCCACGTCGCTGCGTCTGTCGCTGCTCGTGCTGACGACGATCTGCGTCGCCACGATTGCCGCGGCCATGCTCGTGCTGGGCGATGACGGACTGCCGGTCTACATCGGCGGATTGTTCGTGATCGCCGGACTGTGGACCTTCTGCGGTGCGTTGATGGTGGGTGAGCGTTCGACCATCACACCGCGTATCCGACGAGAATTGCCGAGCAGTTTTCTGGGGCGATTGTGTTTGACCTGGCTGACACCGGGGCCGACGACCGGACTGGTCTTCGCCATCATCGGAATCTCGATTCTGGCGTCGATCCAATATGTGTCGTTGGACTGGGTGCTTCGAACGGCCAACGTCGGCGGTTCGATGCGGCGTCAGTTGCGACTGCTGTTGGGGGTGCCGGCGATTCTGTACCCGGCGTATCTGATCAGTTTTCTGGTTGCCGTTCGAGTGGTCATGTTCGCGGTCCGATTGCGCAACAATCCCCGCGTCGAAATCGGCTTGGCCGCCTTGATTGTCGTTGCCGTGATGGCCGCGCTGGTCCCGTATTCGTTGCAACTGCACTACAACGACTATCAACCGCTTACCTACGATTCGACCTGGCAGGTCACCAATTGGGCATTCACGATGGCGACGGCGGTGGAGCGAAGGCTACCGCCGGGCGTTGTCGGGCAGATCGTCGGCGCCGCCGTTTGCCTGTCGTTGCTTTCGTTTTTTGCCGCATGGCAGACGACGCGTCCACGCCGCATCGCCACGCCACAGCGGGTTCAGGAAGAGCTCAGCCGCCGCTAA